A window of the Drosophila gunungcola strain Sukarami chromosome X unlocalized genomic scaffold, Dgunungcola_SK_2 000043F, whole genome shotgun sequence genome harbors these coding sequences:
- the LOC128260892 gene encoding GPI transamidase component PIG-T, giving the protein MFPEALVLLLLVAFNAGSCSSLGKDDERFHEELVVRPLSGDHVNTYFQFTTRWHYGEKDNLYHTQLTPRVIAELLQQFAVKELHIGLTQGLWRYETWGYPIVEATSGAEMWAWFSGRNLTNGEVDRQWKELANVFSGVLCASLNFVDNTNSIAPRHLIRPQFMPANGQRFVRYSTLPREIVCTENLTPWKKLLPCGSASGFASLLNSGHVHNTKYHSLGLKVRVLCEDHDEDNCIVELTQTANLVYDLRLFELSNNDFSLRRLFGMGLNGFCELAASSKIYVQRNEQGERFQLVPPPTQEDVRSTRGGHSVIYSVYDMHEQFRDAGERLFNVAWLSPKSENRRRNLARPSLPPVTVHRYLLGHGQERGRIVTEVTNSHYDALPIMVQEMVPWYVHAYLHTLSIRRKPQRVNEYGRQRLPFKLLHYTPGKQRELPSHLEIGFMLPGQTSALITIDVDYLLLKWLEYPPDANHGHYIGAAIVSSQLPMGRNYTALPPEGHLFEHSFNATRPSYVLSLHTEALIVSLPTPDFSMPYNVICLACTVVALAFGPIHSVATKMIIVGRQASAPKNFIKKILNKIFRRGKAGDQAAAVPPEAAEEVALNAALASGLGSSSSRATTSRAGGDQPLLEDLDEEEEEQD; this is encoded by the coding sequence TTTACCACACCCAATTGACGCCTCGTGTGATTgcggagctgctgcagcagtTTGCCGTGAAGGAGCTGCACATTGGGCTGACCCAGGGACTGTGGCGCTACGAGACGTGGGGCTACCCCATTGTGGAGGCCACCAGCGGGGCGGAGATGTGGGCGTGGTTCAGCGGCCGCAATCTGACCAATGGCGAGGTGGACCGCCAGTGGAAGGAGCTGGCCAACGTGTTCTCCGGCGTTCTCTGTGCCTCCTTGAATTTCGTTGACAATACGAACAGTATTGCGCCGCGGCACTTGATCCGTCCACAGTTCATGCCCGCCAATGGCCAGAGATTCGTGCGATACTCGACGCTGCCGCGCGAGATCGTGTGCACGGAGAACCTGACGCCGTGGAAGAAGCTACTGCCCTGCGGCAGTGCCTCCGGCTTTGCATCGCTCCTCAATTCGGGCCATGTGCACAACACCAAGTACCATTCGCTGGGCCTGAAGGTGCGGGTGCTGTGCGAGGACCACGACGAGGACAACTGCATCGTGGAGCTGACACAGACCGCCAATTTGGTCTACGATCTGCGCCTGTTCGAGCTGAGCAACAATGACTTCTCGCTGCGCCGCCTTTTCGGCATGGGACTGAATGGCTTCTGTGAGCTGGCCGCGAGCTCCAAGATCTATGTGCAGCGCAACGAGCAGGGCGAGCGCTTCCAACTGGTGCCGCCGCCCACGCAAGAGGATGTGCGTAGCACCCGCGGTGGCCATAGTGTGATCTACTCCGTCTACGACATGCACGAACAGTTCAGGGATGCCGGCGAACGGCTGTTCAATGTGGCCTGGTTGTCGCCGAAGAGCGAGAATCGCCGGCGCAATCTGGCCAGGCCCTCGCTGCCGCCCGTCACGGTCCATCGATATCTTCTGGGGCATGGCCAGGAGCGGGGCAGGATCGTCACCGAGGTGACCAATTCCCACTACGATGCCCTGCCCATTATGGTGCAGGAGATGGTGCCGTGGTATGTGCACGCCTACCTGCACACCCTCTCCATCCGAAGGAAACCGCAACGGGTGAATGAGTACGGTCGCCAGCGGCTGCCCTTCAAGCTGCTCCACTACACGCCCGGCAAGCAGCGGGAGTTGCCCTCCCACCTGGAGATCGGCTTCATGCTGCCCGGCCAGACCTCCGCGCTGATCACCATCGATGTCGATTATCTGCTGCTCAAGTGGCTGGAGTATCCGCCGGATGCGAATCACGGCCACTACATTGGCGCGGCCATCGTGTCCAGCCAACTGCCGATGGGCCGCAACTACACCGCTCTGCCGCCGGAGGGGCATCTCTTCGAGCACTCGTTCAATGCCACGCGACCCAGCTATGTGTTGAGCCTGCACACGGAGGCGCTGATTGTGTCGCTGCCCACGCCCGACTTCAGCATGCCGTACAATGTGATCTGTCTGGCCTGCACGGTGGTGGCCCTGGCCTTCGGACCCATCCACAGTGTGGCCACCAAGATGATCATTGTGGGTCGTCAGGCGTCGGCGCCCAAGAACTTCATCAAGAAGATCCTGAACAAGATCTTTCGACGCGGCAAGGCAGGCGATCAGGCAGCAGCAGTACCGCCAGAAGCTGCAGAAGAAGTGGCCTTAAACGCAGCCCTAGCATCGGGATTGGGATCGAGTTCGTCGAGAGCAACCACATCAAGAGCGGGTGGTGACCAGCCGCTGCTGGAAGATctcgacgaggaggaggaggagcaggactAG
- the LOC128260891 gene encoding trithorax group protein osa isoform X2, which produces MSAVYSPQPPQQQPQQQQLQQQQQLQQPPPPQQQQQQQQQQQQPPPNSAPNQQPPGSGVGPGGGGGGGGGGVGVGGILPMGMQQQQQQQQQRPPMGVPGSPGSIISGGGGGGGIGGGLMVTPPSTPRGGQSNLQGGGGGGGGVPPQVNSAQIQKMLDENCGLIQTIQDFQSMGKAQECMSYHVALHRNLVYLAQLADPAMNISQILPPPHILQTQAMQQGGQQTPQTGPHGMLGGPPQQQQVGQGPVPGQPGQGPPQMGMQQHVGGDPQGPPVQMPPYGAQQQQQPQPHPGLGPPGAQQQSQQQQQQQQQQQQQAAAAAAAAAAAVAAGQQQQQGGPQVSQAGPQSQQQQQQHPPPGVVVSGVAPLPTQVQPTYSTPGNYNQQPGAPPPPNQQQQQQQQQQQQQAPPSAGGSAGVGGGAPNAQGSQQPPPNGATPPMPPNQYQPAPGAPQGPYGGPPPPQAYGPPPPGSAYPGHAYHQPPQAGGYAQYPPTQGYQGYRPAGAQMPPPGAPQGPPPTGAYGYYGQQPPQ; this is translated from the exons ATGTCTGCAGTTTATTCGCCGCaaccgccgcagcagcagccgcaacagcagcaactgcagcagcagcagcagttgcagcagccTCCCCcgccacagcaacaacaacagcagcagcagcagcaacaacagccgcCCCCTAATTCCGCCCCCAATCAACAGCCGCCAGGATCTGGAGTTGGTCCTGGCGGagggggaggaggaggaggaggcggcgtAGGTGTAGGCGGCATTCTGCCCATGGGaatgcaacaacagcagcaacagcaacaacaacgaccaCCCATGGGCGTACCAGGATCACCGGGGAGCATCATCTcgggcggcggcggaggaggcggaATCGGTGGCGGGCTAATGGTCACCCCACCATCCACACCACGCGGTGGCCAATCTAATCTTCaaggaggcggcggcggaggaggaggcgttCCGCCGCAAGTCAACTCCGCGCAGATACAAAAGATGCTCGACGAGAATTGCGGGCTCATCCAAACGATCCAGGACTTCCAGAGCATGGGCAAGGCGCAGGAGTGCATGTCCTACCATGTCGCCCTGCATCGCAATCTGGTCTACCTCGCCCAACTGGCCGATCCCGCCATGAACATCTCACAAATACTGCCG CCGCCGCACATCCTCCAAACGCAGGCGATGCAGCAGGGCGGCCAGCAGACGCCGCAAACTGGACCGCACGGGATGCTGGGCGGTCcgccccagcagcagcaggtgggCCAGGGTCCGGTGCCGGGTCAACCGGGCCAGGGTCCGCCCCAGATGGGCATGCAGCAGCACGTCGGCGGCGATCCCCAGGGACCGCCTGTCCAAATGCCGCCCTACGgcgcccagcagcaacagcagccgcagccacaTCCCGGCCTTGGGCCGCCGGGCGCCCAACAGCAAtctcagcagcagcagcaacaacaacaacaacaacaacagcaggcggcagcggctgcagcagcggcggcagcggccgTGGCCGCcggccaacaacaacaacaaggtGGACCGCAGGTCAGCCAAGCGGGTCCGCAgtcccagcagcaacagcagcagcatccc ccaccTGGCGTGGTGGTTTCCGGAGTGGCTCCACTGCCCACGCAAGTCCAGCCCACATACTCGACTCCGGGCAACTACAATCAGCAGCCCGGTGCTCCGCCGCCGCccaatcagcagcagcagcagcaacaacagcagcagcagcaacaggcacCGCCGTCCGCTGGAGGATCCGCTGGCGTGGGAGGAGGAGCACCCAATGCCCAGGGCAGCCAGCAACCGCCTCCGAATGGAGCCACGCCGCCGATGCCGCCGAATCAATACCAACCGGCGCCGGGGGCACCACAAGGTCCGTACGGAGGACCGCCACCACCACAAGCCTACGGGCCGCCGCCGCCGGGTAGCGCCTATCCCGGCCACGCCTACCATCAACCGCCCCAGGCCGGCGGCTATGCACAATATCCGCCCACGCAGGGCTATCAGGGCTACCGGCCCGCCGGGGCACAGATGCCGCCGCCGGGAGCACCGCAAGGGCCACCACCCACCGGCGCATACGGTTACTACGGCCAACAGCCGCCTCAATGA
- the LOC128260891 gene encoding basic proline-rich protein isoform X1 — MSAVYSPQPPQQQPQQQQLQQQQQLQQPPPPQQQQQQQQQQQQPPPNSAPNQQPPGSGVGPGGGGGGGGGGVGVGGILPMGMQQQQQQQQQRPPMGVPGSPGSIISGGGGGGGIGGGLMVTPPSTPRGGQSNLQGGGGGGGGVPPQVNSAQIQKMLDENCGLIQTIQDFQSMGKAQECMSYHVALHRNLVYLAQLADPAMNISQILPPPHILQTQAMQQGGQQTPQTGPHGMLGGPPQQQQVGQGPVPGQPGQGPPQMGMQQHVGGDPQGPPVQMPPYGAQQQQQPQPHPGLGPPGAQQQSQQQQQQQQQQQQQAAAAAAAAAAAVAAGQQQQQGGPQVSQAGPQSQQQQQQHPVYRNAQGQGQPGPGQGPGQNQGPGQSVINPNAAPNQQRPNNGPLPGPQNPQQPQPGGQQPPNQQQQGGPGGPGPQPGAGGPGVPPPQSPYRVSYQQQQQQHGHYPGYPPQPQTQYQPQGAYPYGPPTQGYGPPPPGPPNAAQGGYHHGPAGAAAGASGHGYQPNAGAGQGPPPGAYPPPPGSQQVPPVPGQQQPPPGPPPPGQMYGPPPTGGQQPPPGPPQSQYGPPPPQNSAGGPPPMGYAGYPPNPGQYGQAGAGGGPPPGGYGPPPPPTSSGQSPYQAYQQQQQQAAGGGGAGAPPGSSYPGGPPTSGAAPPPPPGGAYSTTAPSQTPPPQGGVGGAGAGNTNPNGPNAQQQQSTPPPQGGAGGGAGPSGPGGAGQQYATGPQQQQQQPPGVVVSGVAPLPTQVQPTYSTPGNYNQQPGAPPPPNQQQQQQQQQQQQQAPPSAGGSAGVGGGAPNAQGSQQPPPNGATPPMPPNQYQPAPGAPQGPYGGPPPPQAYGPPPPGSAYPGHAYHQPPQAGGYAQYPPTQGYQGYRPAGAQMPPPGAPQGPPPTGAYGYYGQQPPQ; from the exons ATGTCTGCAGTTTATTCGCCGCaaccgccgcagcagcagccgcaacagcagcaactgcagcagcagcagcagttgcagcagccTCCCCcgccacagcaacaacaacagcagcagcagcagcaacaacagccgcCCCCTAATTCCGCCCCCAATCAACAGCCGCCAGGATCTGGAGTTGGTCCTGGCGGagggggaggaggaggaggaggcggcgtAGGTGTAGGCGGCATTCTGCCCATGGGaatgcaacaacagcagcaacagcaacaacaacgaccaCCCATGGGCGTACCAGGATCACCGGGGAGCATCATCTcgggcggcggcggaggaggcggaATCGGTGGCGGGCTAATGGTCACCCCACCATCCACACCACGCGGTGGCCAATCTAATCTTCaaggaggcggcggcggaggaggaggcgttCCGCCGCAAGTCAACTCCGCGCAGATACAAAAGATGCTCGACGAGAATTGCGGGCTCATCCAAACGATCCAGGACTTCCAGAGCATGGGCAAGGCGCAGGAGTGCATGTCCTACCATGTCGCCCTGCATCGCAATCTGGTCTACCTCGCCCAACTGGCCGATCCCGCCATGAACATCTCACAAATACTGCCG CCGCCGCACATCCTCCAAACGCAGGCGATGCAGCAGGGCGGCCAGCAGACGCCGCAAACTGGACCGCACGGGATGCTGGGCGGTCcgccccagcagcagcaggtgggCCAGGGTCCGGTGCCGGGTCAACCGGGCCAGGGTCCGCCCCAGATGGGCATGCAGCAGCACGTCGGCGGCGATCCCCAGGGACCGCCTGTCCAAATGCCGCCCTACGgcgcccagcagcaacagcagccgcagccacaTCCCGGCCTTGGGCCGCCGGGCGCCCAACAGCAAtctcagcagcagcagcaacaacaacaacaacaacaacagcaggcggcagcggctgcagcagcggcggcagcggccgTGGCCGCcggccaacaacaacaacaaggtGGACCGCAGGTCAGCCAAGCGGGTCCGCAgtcccagcagcaacagcagcagcatcccGTCTACCGCAACGCCCAGGGCCAGGGTCAACCGGGTCCTGGCCAGGGACCTGGTCAAAATCAGGGACCGGGTCAGTCCGTCATCAATCCGAACGCAGCGCCCA ATCAACAGCGTCCCAACAATGGACCCCTGCCCGGACCCCAGAACccgcagcagccgcagcccGGGGGCCAACAGCCGCccaaccagcagcagcagggcgGTCCCGGCGGCCCGGGCCCACAGCCGGGTGCCGGAGGACCCGGTGTCCCGCCGCCACAGAGCCCGTACCGTGTCAgctaccagcagcagcagcagcagcatggcCACTATCCGGGCTATCCGCCACAGCCGCAGACGCAGTACCAGCCGCAGGGCGCCTATCCCTACGGCCCGCCCACTCAGGGCTATGGTCCACCGCCTCCAGGGCCCCCGAATGCAGCCCAGGGTGGCTACCATCACGGTCCAGCTGGAGCGGCGGCCGGAGCCAGCGGTCATGGCTACCAGCCAAATGCCGGAGCCGGTCAGGGACCGCCGCCCGGTGCCTATCCACCGCCACCGGGTAGCCAGCAGGTTCCCCCTGTGCCGGGACAACAGCAGCCGCCGCCGGGACCACCGCCACCGGGTCAGATGTACGGTCCACCGCCCACTGGCGGCCAGCAACCGCCGCCGGGTCCGCCGCAGAGTCAGTAcgggccgccgccgccacagAACTCCGCCGGAGGACCGCCCCCCATGGGCTATGCGGGCTATCCGCCCAATCCCGGCCAGTATGGTCAGGCGGGAGCGGGCGGAGGACCGCCGCCCGGTGGCTATGGcccaccgccgccgcccacGAGCAGCGGCCAGAGTCCCTACCAGGCctatcagcagcagcagcagcaggcggccGGAGGCGGAGGAGCGGGTGCACCACCGGGCAGCAGCTACCCGGGTGGACCGCCCACCAGCGGAGCAGctccaccaccgccgccgggCGGAGCCTACAGCACCACGGCGCCCAGCCAGACGCCACCGCCACAAGGAGGCGTGGGCGGAGCAGGCGCTGGCAACACCAATCCCAATGGACCCAacgcacagcagcagcaatcgaCGCCGCCGCCCCAGGGAGGAGCTGGTGGTGGAGCAGGGCCCAGCGGACCCGGCGGAGCTGGCCAGCAGTATGCCACCGgaccgcagcagcagcagcaacagccaccTGGCGTGGTGGTTTCCGGAGTGGCTCCACTGCCCACGCAAGTCCAGCCCACATACTCGACTCCGGGCAACTACAATCAGCAGCCCGGTGCTCCGCCGCCGCccaatcagcagcagcagcagcaacaacagcagcagcagcaacaggcacCGCCGTCCGCTGGAGGATCCGCTGGCGTGGGAGGAGGAGCACCCAATGCCCAGGGCAGCCAGCAACCGCCTCCGAATGGAGCCACGCCGCCGATGCCGCCGAATCAATACCAACCGGCGCCGGGGGCACCACAAGGTCCGTACGGAGGACCGCCACCACCACAAGCCTACGGGCCGCCGCCGCCGGGTAGCGCCTATCCCGGCCACGCCTACCATCAACCGCCCCAGGCCGGCGGCTATGCACAATATCCGCCCACGCAGGGCTATCAGGGCTACCGGCCCGCCGGGGCACAGATGCCGCCGCCGGGAGCACCGCAAGGGCCACCACCCACCGGCGCATACGGTTACTACGGCCAACAGCCGCCTCAATGA
- the LOC128260894 gene encoding zinc finger protein 510-like: MAMLQTCRACMGSFEIMVNIFDVSPDLGIIISDLISQCTGYPVSVGDSLPETICKPCLKETTSAFRIIKKYERSYQFYKQFKKQEDNGQFKIDVDLLGKEDSNILHNSDNAEETEIPQFKFPVSIKDTGEDLTGENYFKKNRFQSQVKIENPKEDLPEDGSSKDDVLQGQENMDPEEEESSNDNQFQSNVNIEDLPEKGSLEGHQLQCQVKMENFEEDLSEEGDAEDDLFQVKNEPVEEDLSEEEDDQYDYAVKTGDVEDDVQDNNEHEEAPRKHKCPHCPKSYHRLFALKEHIIVHSQDKPFQCPHCPKRFKSAKYLKEHNSIHTGERPFKCTHCSKSYRRKTCLQRHIQTYTGVRPFKCTHCPKTFTKDYDLQSHIRNYSGEKPFKCSKCPKSFATQSVRNVHNRIHIGDKPFKCNLCPRVFLWKASFEGHMRTHTGCSTFKCSICSTTFGSEYSLKRHTQRTHK, encoded by the exons At GGCAATGCTGCAAACATGTCGAGCTTGCATGGGAAGTTTCGAAATCATGGTCAACATATTCGATGTTTCCCCAGACTTGGGCATTATAATTTCTGATTTGATATCTCAATGTACTGGATACCCGGTTTCTGTAGGGGATTCCCTACCCGAAACCATCTGTAAACCCTGTCTAAAAGAAACAACAAGTGCCTTTAGGATAATCAAAAAGTACGAGAGGAGTTACCAGTTTTacaagcaatttaaaaagcaaGAGGATAACGGCCAATTCAAAATAGATGTCGatttactagggaaagaaGACAGCAACATATTGCATAATTCGGATAATGCCGAGGAAACGGAAATCCCACAATTTAAGTTCCCAGTGAGCATAAAAGATACCGGAGAAGATTTGACAggagaaaattattttaaaaaaaatcggttCCAAAGTCAAGTTAAGATAGAAAACCCTAAAGAGGATTTGCCAGAAGATGGGTCTTCAAAAGATGATGTCCTCCAAGGCCAAGAAAATATGGACCCCGAAGAAGAAGAGTCTTCAAACGATAATCAGTTTCAATCCAATGTGAATATAGAAGATTTGCCAGAGAAAGGGTCTTTAGAAGGTCACCAGTTGCAATGCCAAGTGAAGATGGAAAACTTCGAAGAGGATTTGTCTGAAGAAGGGGATGCAGAAGATGACCTATTTCAGGTGAAAAACGAGCCAGTTGAAGAAGACCTTTCAGAGGAGGAAGACGATCAGTACGATTACGCAGTAAAGACTGGAGACGTCGAGGATGATGTCCAGGATAATAATGAGCACGAAGAAGCCCCTCGCAAGCACAAGTGTCCTCATTGCCCGAAAAGCTATCATCGCTTGTTCGCTCTCAAAGAACACATCATAGTTCACTCGCAGGACAAACCCTTTCAATGTCCCCACTGCCCGAAGCGATTCAAATCGGCCAAGTATCTCAAAGAACACAACTCCATTCACACCGGCGAAAGGCCTTTTAAGTGCACCCATTGCTCGAAAAGTTATCGCCGCAAAACCTGTCTTCAGCGGCATATTCAGACATACACTGGCGTTCGACCCTTCAAATGCACCCACTGTCCAAAGACTTTCACAAAAGACTATGATCTTCAGTCGCACATTCGTAATTACTCGGGCGAAAAACCATTCAAGTGCTCCAAATGCCCCAAATCTTTTGCCACACAGTCTGTGCGAAACGTACACAACCGAATTCACATAGGCGATAAACCATTCAAGTGCAACCTATGTCCGCGGGTGTTTCTTTGGAAGGCAAGTTTTGAGGGGCACATGCGAACACACACTGGATGCAGCACTTTCAAGTGTTCCATATGCTCAACTACATTTGGATCCGAATATTCTCTTAAGCGTCATACGCAGCGAACTCACAAATGA
- the LOC128260898 gene encoding LOW QUALITY PROTEIN: uncharacterized protein LOC128260898 (The sequence of the model RefSeq protein was modified relative to this genomic sequence to represent the inferred CDS: deleted 2 bases in 1 codon) codes for MKPDQLNRLIKVNSRMQPWFLRNTSELYESAIRTYYERGYSSHNRYARLRTENVGPLRRIKKAEPEPSPADIYPRSHILQADHAAHSNSGQLLQTMMQASRRRSMSFTAARPYAAHGQSSAARRSGGSSSCSSARSSGGSSSYRTEIPAGLRRSRAKIRRRKQLKEQEEKEEQEQEQKQEERDMGVMFSARSMSMPAPLPLPSAAGGSGLGSGWGCGATMRTMPPSRQHHMVAMAKSSLAKPVQIPRGDGDNLMPVDAALKRRISVLSHLEAEGGGGRSRARTELGHLMGTGNIATNGSSINGDRFPSELRFRFQTLGDRIKQFEYIQFADGAVDTQAFNRSQRCPSGSGSGSTRRRVENVPRPLEVGQQPRHLSFNNILNANFRQRSRSLEHPDQLLEAIVPRPVTPICPLGFGGAARGSSLDSSSHTSFWPSSSTVTLSSTSGGYTDTYAEDSGKSLVEHFGYSKSSEESLGASFETTTKVGTPKEEWYNHPGSQALEPSLATAEATAVRNLNTSKENYGSSSGPVSETAPGAKSRSVKGCTAGETLGSSAVNSEPCRATSGASSKGTSQATSEAASGGSHSGSQSGSLSGSYSGQDEPSRATLAPVRRLQLQQRIVDTAPKVDDPTVAVKENAGEKVTGRVKEKEMEEEKEKEKVKVKVKGQVKKRKPLEKPLEKPQDKPRVTKVTTNQVSRSSRRAFFQTSEDPYLPAGNPPKKTPPDQKQKHVDRISMAAHLKGANQLLVASASQVSAYKRAFRTQQQMLKAEILHQQAQHLQQFRKNKPAEIAASSKETTRLQSHRGSIPTTNRSTTKRPIVKRIAASTSGGKAPAMNGGVSKPGARTKAPSVAKPEAKGYELGAKGHNGLPVKSAAAPVSTPSAAAAKRTAQPALKMGNKTTKMERFQELRMQQEEEEEWGEVGQRNGEREWKRQPQQQQQKCGELCTLAAQQQHSRNGSSLLGFRRENKTVNRAAAALLKRRDADEPLPQLQLQSPSASLSTSQSQSAQQRRQFHLNPPWRPSY; via the exons ATGAAACCCGACCAGCTGAACCGCCTGATCAAGGTCAATAGCCGAATGCAACCCTGGTTTTTGCGCAACACCAGCGAGCTCTACGAAAGTGCCATTCGGACATATTACGAGCGGGGCTACAGTTCTC ACAATCGGTACGCACGTCTGCGCACGGAGAATGTTGGTCCGTTGCGCAGGATCAAAAAGGCGGAGCCGGAGCCCAGTCCCGCCGACATCTATCCGCGCAGTCATATTCTGCAGGCGGACCACGCGGCCCACAGCAACTCCGGCCAGCTGCTGCAAACGATGATGCAGGCGAGCCGGCGGCGCTCCATGTCCTTCACGGCGGCTCGTCCCTACGCGGCCCACGGACAGTCCTCCGCCGCTCGGCGAAGTGGCGGCAGTTCCAGTTGCTCCAGTGCGAGGAGCAGTGGCGGATCCTCATCCTACCGCACAGAGATTCCGGCTGGCCTGCGCCGGAGCAGGGCGAAGATTAGGCGAAGGAAGCAGCTgaaggagcaggaggagaaggaagagcaggagcaggagcagaagcaggaGGAGAGGGACATGGGCGTGATGTTCAGTGCCCGATCGATGAGCATGCCAGCCCCCCTGCCACTGCCATCCGCAGCCGGGGGATCCGGCTTGGGATCCGGCTGGGGATGTGGCGCAACGATGCGCACCATGCCGCCGAGCAGGCAACACCACATGGTGGCCATGGCGAAGAGCTCGCTGGCCAAGCCCGTCCAGATTCCGCGGGGCGATGGCGACAACCTAATGCCGGTGGATGCCGCCCTCAAGCGTCGCATTTCGGTGCTGAGTCACCTGGAGGCGGAGGGTGGTGGGGGTCGATCCAGGGCCAGGACGGAACTGGGTCACCTGATGGGCACCGGAAACATCGCCACCAATGGCAGCTCCATCAACGGCGATCGATTTCCGTCGGAGTTGCGCTTCCGCTTCCAGACGCTGGGCGATCGCATCAAACAGTTCGAGTACATCCAGTTTGCCGATGGGGCCGTCGACACACAAGCCTTCAATCGGAGTCAGCGATGCCCCAGCGGCAGTGGCAGCGGTTCCACAAGGAGGCGCGTCGAGAACGTGCCCCGCCCCTTGGAGGTGGGGCAGCAGCCTCGTCATCTCAGCTTCAACAATATTCTGAACGCCAATTTCCGGCAAAGGAGCCGCAGCTTGGAGCACCCGGATCAGCTGCTGGAAGCCATCGTACCGCGACCCGTCACGCCCATTTGTCCGCTGGGATTTGGCGGAGCCGCACGAGGATCCAGCCTGGATAGCAGTTCGCATACCAGCTTTTGGCCCAGCAGTTCAACAGTGACATTGTCAAGCACTTCAGGAGGGTATACAG ATACTTATGCAGAAGATTCGGGAAAAAGTTTGGTAGAACATTTTGGTTATTCAAAAAGTTCGGAAGAAAGTTTGGGTGCGAGTTTTGAAACCACTACCAAAGTGGGAACTCCAAAAGAAGAATGGTACAACCACCCAGGATCCCAGGCTTTGGAACCAAGTTTAGCAACAGCAGAAGCCACTGCGGTAAGAAATTTAAACACTAGTAAGGAAAACTATGGAAGCTCCTCTGGACCAGTATCGGAAACAGCTCCAGGAGCTAAATCACGCTCAGTCAAGGGATGTACTGCTGGCGAAACTTTAGGATCCTCGGCAGTAAATTCGGAACCCTGTAGAGCCACTTCCGGAGCCTCTTCCAAGGGCACTTCGCAGGCCACCTCGGAAGCAGCGTCGGGAGGATCACATTCTGGATCACAATCTGGATCACTTTCTGGTTCATATTCTGGCCAAGATGAGCCCAGTCGAGCCACCCTGGCACCCGTGCGTCGTCTGCAATTGCAGCAGCGCATTGTCGACACGGCGCCCAAGGTGGATGATCCCACAGTCGCGGTCAAAGAGAATGCCGGGGAGAAGGTCACGGGCAGGGTCAAGGAAAAGGAGatggaggaggagaaggagaaggagaaggtcAAGGTTAAGGTCAAGGGCCAGGTCAAGAAGAGAAAGCCGCTAGAGAAACCGCTGGAGAAGCCGCAGGACAAGCCGCGGGTAACCAAGGTGACCACCAATCAGGTAAGCCGCTCAAGCCGCCGAGCCTTCTTCCAGACATCCGAAGACCCCTACCTTCCGGCGGGTAACCCGCCCAAAAAGACGCCACCCGATCAGAAGCAGAAGCACGTGGACAGGATCTCAATGGCCGCCCATCTCAAAGGAGCCAATCAGCTGCTGGTGGCGAGTGCCTCGCAG GTTTCGGCCTACAAGCGTGCCTTCCGCACCCAGCAGCAGATGCTCAAGGCGGAGATCCTGCACCAACAGGCTCAGCATCTGCAGCAATTTCGAAAAAACAAACCGGCAGAGATCGCTGCTTCCAGTAAGGAAACCACTAGACTGCAGAGTCACCGGGGTTCGATCCCGACCACCAATCGGTCGACGACGAAGCGACCAATAGTCAAACGCATTGCAGCTTCCACTTCGGGCGGCAAAGCTCCCGCCATGAATGGAGGAGTATCCAAACCGGGGGCCAGAACTAAGGCCCCATCTGTAGCCAAGCCAGAAGCGAAAGGATATGAACTGGGAGCGAAAGGACACAATGGATTACCGGTTAAGTCAGCAG ctgctCCCGTATCAACGCCctcagcagcggcagcgaagCGGACTGCTCAGCCGGCACTAAAAATGGGAAACAAAACAACTAAAATGGAGCGATTTCAGGAGTTGCGAATGCAgcaggaagaggaggaggagtggGGGGAGGTGGGGCAACGGAATGGAGAGCGAGAATGGAAGcggcagccgcagcagcagcaacaaaaatgcGGCGAACTGTGC ACGCTggcagcgcagcagcagcactcgCGTAACGGTAGCTCGCTGCTCGGTTTTCGGCGCGAGAATAAAACGGTTAACCGCGCAGCGGCAGCGCTACTGAAGCGGCGCGACGCAGACGAGCCGCTGccgcagttgcagttgcagtcgcCGTCGGCGTCGCTGTCAacgtcgcagtcgcagtcggcGCAGCAGCGGCGTCAGTTTCATTTAAATCCGCCCTGGCGTCCCAGTTATTGA